In the genome of Vicia villosa cultivar HV-30 ecotype Madison, WI linkage group LG7, Vvil1.0, whole genome shotgun sequence, one region contains:
- the LOC131617535 gene encoding protein neprosin-like: protein MFNILFFVVCLVGCVTCLTMKEDLEIEQELTRINKVPLKSIHTKFGDIVDCIDIYKQPAFDHPLLKDHKLQKRPSFKLKAKEKSEKTSSIKAVFGLQEDKCPPGTVPIKRTTKNDLIGGKSYFNNGLVEHTHGNHYAEVISKPGIFESYNEISGISSVYNINAKNDQTSSSVMYVRNGPDSTSYIGMGWHVAPQLYNDDATHLYIVWTTDNFKTTGCFNLQCSGFVQTSPRNYLGGRFENTSIYGGHMIEITISITQDPQTQDWMLFNENEMLGYFPATLFSNLKSAHQVGWGGRTSSSNGGPSPPMGSGYFPDHIYTHASYFRYVTYKVNNSTETIEPMEYHLEEVFDKPKCYSVKYYGVYENEVGHSLQFGGPGGSCD from the exons atgttcAACATACTATTCTTTGTCGTGTGTTTAGTGGGATGTGTTACATGCCTTACAATGAAAGAAGACTTGGAAATTGAACAAGAGTTAACGAGGATTAATAAAGTTCCCTTAAAGAGTATCCAT ACAAAATTTGGGGATATTGTTGATTGCATTGATATTTATAAGCAACCAGCTTTTGATCATCCTTTACTCAAAGATCATAAATTGCAG AAAAGACCCAGCTTTAAACTTAAAGCTAAAGAAAAAAGTGAGAAGACTTCATCAATTAAAGCTGTATTTGGGCTTCAAGAAGACAAGTGTCCACCTGGAACTGTTCCCATTAAAAGAACAactaaaaatgatttaattgggggaaaatcatattttaacaatGGTTTGGTTGAACATACTCATGGTAACCAT TATGCAGAAGTCATATCAAAGCCTGGAATTTTTGAATCGTATAATGAAATTTCTGGAATAAGTAGTGTTTATAATATTAATGCTAAAAACGATCAAACAAGTTCTTCTGTGATGTATGTTCGAAATGGACCTGATAGCACAAGTTATATCGGCATGGGGTGGCAT GTGGCTCCACAACTATACAACGATGATGCAACTCATTTGTATATCGTATGGACG ACAGATAATTTCAAGACAACTGGATGCTTTAATTTACAATGTTCAGGATTTGTTCAAACTAGTCCACGTAACTATCTTGGTGGAAGATTTGAGAATACATCTATTTATGGTGGACATATGATTGAAATTACAATATCCATTACTCAG GATCCTCAAACACAAGATTGGATGCTATTTAATGAAAATGAAATGCTTGGATATTTTCCAGCAACATTATTCTCCAACTTGAAGTCCGCCCATCAGGTAGGCTGGGGTGGTAGAACATCATCTTCTAATGGTGGTCCTAGTCCGCCAATGGGTTCTGGATATTTTCCTGATCACATATATACCCATGCAAGTTATTTTAGATATGTTACATATAAAGTTAATAACTCTACTGAGACCATTGAACCCATGGAATATCACTTAGAAGAAGTCTTTGACAAACCTAAATGTTATTCTGTTAAATATTATGGAGTATATGAGAATGAAGTTGGACATTCTCTTCAATTCGGGGGTCCAGGGGGTAGTTGTGATTAA